AATTTTTCTCAAGTTCTTATAGATTTCTAAATAACATAGATATTATCATTATGTAATAAATCCAAACTTGTTTTGTTAATCGACTAATATCAAAATTACCATTATGTAATACACTAGTTCTCTGGTTTTGAATAAATTTGTAAATCCAAACATTTTTTGTTAATCAagtatctttaaaatataacaatgaGACATTGTTTTGCGGCCATTATTCCTGAACAGAatgatataagaaaaataataataatttgaagaaaTGTGAAGGAAGCGTAAACAATTTTCAATTTGTTTTGCAAAATATGTCACTGCCGTTTTGCGTTAGGTAGAGCATAAAACAACAGGACCAGTTCCAAATATGTCACTACAATTTACAAAACTTTCTCAACGATCCAAATAAACTAGTAAACGTATTGTATTCATCCATCATCCAGAAACAACAGGACGACCAGTTCCATTATTATCAttgttttcatcatcatcatctacaaTCCCATCAAAAAACGGGTCACGAAGAAGCTCAACTGCAGTAGGTCTCGCCTTTGGTTCCGCATTGATGCACTTCTCAATAAAGGCCTTAGCTTCCACATCCTTCACTTTGTTCAGAGCCTCTGGTTTGACTCCGCTGGTCACCTTTCTGTAAATCTTTGCCACGCTATCGCACTCGCTGTACGGAATCTCGAGCGACACAAGCTCCAAAACGCACATCCCGTACGAGTAAATGTCAACCATCTCCGTGTAATACTCCTCGTACAGCTCAGGCGCCATGAACTCTGGTGTCCCGAGGATCGAGTGTGCTGAATGGTTCTTCCCCACGATTGCAGCTAATCCAAGATCACCAATCTTGACCTgtcaacacacacaaaatcatTAATCCAATCTGATATATATACCGCGCGATTCCACaccttaattaatttttttttcgcagcttaattatttttttcgcGATTTTTTTCTGTATCTATGTAACACACAAAAAATCATTAActtaatctaatatatattccGCCATTTTACCgcttaattaattttttcgcagtttaattattttttatgtattacCTGACCGATGTTTCCATTGACGAAAACGTTGCTGCAGTTAAGATCTCTGTGGATGATACAAGGAT
This genomic stretch from Raphanus sativus cultivar WK10039 chromosome 3, ASM80110v3, whole genome shotgun sequence harbors:
- the LOC108844692 gene encoding probable serine/threonine-protein kinase WNK11 gives rise to the protein MMPPCASTSDPSSDKDSEPFVETDPTGRYGRYDELLGSGAVKKVYRAFDQEEGIEVAWNQVKLRCFSDDPAMTERLYSEVRLLKSLENSSIIALYKVWRDERSDTLNFITEICTSGNLREYRKKHRHVSMRALKKWSKQILKGLVYLHTHDPCIIHRDLNCSNVFVNGNIGQVKIGDLGLAAIVGKNHSAHSILGTPEFMAPELYEEYYTEMVDIYSYGMCVLELVSLEIPYSECDSVAKIYRKVTSGVKPEALNKVKDVEAKAFIEKCINAEPKARPTAVELLRDPFFDGIVDDDDENNDNNGTGRPVVSG